Proteins encoded in a region of the Polyodon spathula isolate WHYD16114869_AA unplaced genomic scaffold, ASM1765450v1 scaffolds_766, whole genome shotgun sequence genome:
- the plrdgb gene encoding PITP-less RdgB-like protein — protein sequence VLYKEGRCCVCFRSLNPYSYDESCLSSSVDHIPLAALPLLAISSPQYQEAVAAVITRANQVYHDFLKSQEGAGFSGQVCLMGDCVGGILGFDALCFSACMRAESQSSSRQDSTESLQENPSVSEGSGLSFHSSKRLSKSNIDISGVAPSPRQPLGRNQSDSSKYECASITQNHSFLSSIQPSLLQDSDLQQGSSSSLQVFNPGKFDFEVSDFFLFGSPLGLVLAMRRTVLPEIQVSQLNPACTQLYSLFHPADPSASRLEPLLHRRFHQLAPFPVARYQHCPLGDGRSNLLADAIHSSPWVFLEPGQAPPPASASPPPPARRASQTSMGSEVSGCSLSQLASTITNISSAWWGTKRLDYALYCPDVLTAFPTVALPHLFHASYWESTDVVAFVLRQVMRCESVNAQEADGSDSALFSPSSPREKWQRRRTPVKLRNVTANHRANDVIATEDGSQTLIGRFMYGPLDMVTLTGEKVDVQLMTQPSSGRWVHFDTEVTNSNGRVSYTIPEDKRLGVGVYPIKMIVRGDQTSAEAFLTVLPRGMECVVFSIDGSFAASVSIMGSDPKVRAGAVDVVRHWQDLGYLIIYITGRPDMQKQRVVSWLSQHNFPQGMIFFSDGLVHDPLRQKTIFLRNLVQECQIKISAAYGSMKDISVYNVLGLSPSQIYIVGRPSKKYQNQCQFLSEGYAAHLSSLQFGHRSRPKKSSVRMVLRKGSFGLSAKPDFLRKRAHLRRTMSVQQPDPPSTPNPKPERAQSQPESDKDPERHPGPGVWVRGAGQRGDSTP from the exons gtgctgtataaagagggacgttgctgtgtgtgtttccgCAGCTTGAACCCATACAGCTACGACGAGAGCTGCTTGTCCAGCAGCGTTGACCACATCCCCCTGGCCGCCCTGCCCCTCCTCGCCATCTCGTCACCGCAGTATCAGGAGGCTGTCGCCGCGGTGATCACCAGAGCCAATCAGGTCTACCACGACTTCCTCAAGTCCCAGGAAGGGGCCGGCTTTAGCGGACAG GTGTGTCTGATGGGGGACTGTGTGGGAGGCATCCTGGGCTTTGATGCCCTGTGTTTCAGCGCCTGCATGAGAGCCGAGAGCCAGAGCAGCAGCCGGCAGGACAGCACAGAGAGCCTGCAG GAGAACCCCAGTGTCTCAGAGGGCAGTGGGCTGAGCTTCCACTCCAGCAAGCGCCTCAGCAAAAGCAACATCGACATCTCGGGGGTGGCACCATCGCCGAGGCAACCGCTGGGGCGGAACCAGAGCGACTCCTCCAAGTACGAGTGTGCCTCGATAACCCAGAACCACTCCTTCCTCAGCAG tatccAGCCCAGTCTGTTGCAGGACTCTGATCTCCAGCAGGGAAGCAGCTCCAGTCTCCAGGTCTTCAATCCTGGGAAGTTTGATTTCGAGGTGTCAGATTTTTTCCTGTTCGGATCGCCGCTGGGACTGGTTCTAGCCATGAGAAGGACCGTGCTGCCCGAAATCCAGG TGTCTCAGCTGAACCCTGCCTGCACTCAACTCTACAGCCTCTTCCACCCCGCAGACCCCTCAGCATCCCGCCTCGAACCTCTGCTGCACCGCCGCTTCCACCAGCTGGCTCCCTTCCCGGTGGCCCGCTACCAGCACTGCCCCCTGGGGGACGGGAGGTCCAACCTGCTAG cgGACGCGATCCACAGCAGCCCGTGGGTGTTCCTGGAGCCCGGCCAGGCCCCCCCCCCTGCCTCTGCCTCGCCACCTCCCCCTGCCCGCAGAGCAAGCCAGACCAGCATGGGCAGCGAGGTGTCGGGCTGCTCCCTCAGCCAGCTCGCCAGCACCATCACCAACA TCTCAAGTGCTTGGTGGGGTACGAAGCGGCTAGACTACGCCCTCTACTGTCCGGACGTGCTCACTGCGTTCCCCACTGTGGCCCTGCCACACCTTTTCCACGCCAGCTACTGGGAGTCCACCGATGTCGTGGCCTTCGTGCTTCGCCAG gtGATGCGCTGCGAGAGTGTCAACGCCCAGGAGGCGGACGGCTCGGACTCTGCCCTCTTCTCACCCTCGAGCCCGCGAGAGAAGTGGCAGCGGCGGCGCACTCCCGTCAAGCTGCGG AATGTCACGGCCAATCACAGAGCCAACGATGTCATCGCAACGGAGGACGGCTCGCAGACTCTGATTGGTCGGTTCATGTACGGCCCTCTGGACATGGTCACCTTGACCGGCGAAAAG GTGGATGTCCAGCTGATGACTCAGCCCTCGTCCGGCCGCTGGGTTCACTTCGACACCGAGGTCACCAACAGCAACGGCCGCGTCTCCTACACCATCCCCGAAGACAAACGGCTGGGTGTGGGGGTGTACCCCATCAAAATGATCGTCAG GGGTGACCAGACCAGCGCCGAAGCCTTCCTGACAGTGCTGCCTCGCGGGATGGAGTGCGTGGTGTTCAGCATCGACGGCTCCTTCGCTGCCAGCGTCTCCATCATGGGCAGCGACCCCAAAGTGCGGGCAGGAGCCGTGGACGTGGTCAG GCACTGGCAGGACCTGGGTTACCTGATCATCTACATCACGGGCCGGCCGGACATGCAGAAGCAGCGCGTGGTCTCCTGGCTCTCGCAGCACAACTTCCCGCAGGGCATGATCTTCTTCTCCGACGGGCTGGTGCATGACCCGCTGAGGCAGAAAACCATCTTCCTGCGCAACCTGGTCCAAGAG tgccAAATCAAGATCAGCGCTGCCTACGGATCCATGAAGGATATCTCTGTGTACAATGTGCTGGGCCTCTCTCCCTCCCAGATATACATCGTGGGACGTCCCTCCAAGAAATACCAGAACCAGTGCCAG TTCCTGAGCGAGGGGTACGCAGCGCACCTCTCCTCTCTGCAGTTCGGGCACCGCTCCCGTCCCAAGAAGAGCTCCGTCCGCATGGTGCTGCGCAAGGGCAGCTTCGGGCTCTCGGCTAAGCCCGACTTCCTGCGCAAGCGGGCCCACCTGCGGCGCACCATGTCCGTGCAGCAGCCCGACCCGCCCTccacccccaaccccaaacccGAGAGGGCGCAGAGCCAGCCCGAGTCCGACAAGGATCCAGAGAGGCACCCGGGGCCGGGGGTGTGGGTGCGAGGAGCTGGGCAGCGGGGGGATTCCACCccctga